DNA from Gramella sp. MAR_2010_147:
TCCATCATCATTGATCTGTTGAATAAGATCCATAACCTCATATGAAGTTTTAGTATCAAGCGCACCTGTAGGTTCATCGGCCAATAGCACTTTTGGATCACTGGCAAGTGCCCTGGCAATGGCCACTCTCTGTTTTTGCCCTCCGGAAAGCTCATTTGGCAGGTGCCCCGCCCAATCTGCCAAACCTACTTTTTCGAGATAACTGTTTGCCCTGTCCATTCTTTCACCACGAGCGAAACCCTGATAATATAAAGGCAGTGCAACATTATCCAAGGCAGTTTTATAAGAGATCAGGTTGAAGGACTGGAAGATGAATCCAAGGAATTTATTCCGGTATTGTGCTGCTTTTTTTTCATTTAAATTCTTGATAGGCACACCATCAAGAACATAAGAACCTTCATCTGCCTCATCTAACATTCCCAGAATATTTAGAAGGGTAGATTTACCTGAACCGGAAGACCCCATTATTGACACAAGTTCACCTTCCTTGATATCGAGATTAATTCCCTTGAGTACATGCAGGGAATTAGCACCCATCTTATAAGATTTGTGAAGATTGGATATTTCTATCATGATTGATGGTTATTAAATAGAGAAATGACTCACTACTTAATAAGACTATCAAAAAAATAAAATGTTACAGAAATTAATTAAAAACGTTAAAACTCTTTAAGTTAACATCGCCTTTAAGATTTGGAAGAAGATTTCTTCTTTATTTTTCTGGAGCGGTAAATGTAGTATCCAACCCCGCCTATCAATAAATATGGGAAAATCATTAAATAAAGAATACCGTCATTTATACCTTTCGCCGTGCTTTGATCGGCCTCGCTTTGTAAAACTGCTCTACACATAGAACATTGTGCTTCAGCAAACCCCGGGACTAAAAGAAGGAGTAAAAAAATTATTCCTATATATTTAAAATTCTTCATCATCATTTCACTCTCTAAGGACGCTTAAAATTAAGCAATTAGACACAAAATTAATAATATGGCATCATAAATAGAAATACCAATACACCAGTTACCGCAACGTATAACCAAATAGGAAATGTCCATCTCGCTACTCTGGCATGTTTATCATATTGCCCACTCAGGCCCCGGTACATGGTAAATAGTACTAAAGGAACAATTATACCAGACAGAACGATATGGGTGATCAATATAAAAAAGTAAATATATCTCAAAACACCCTCGCCCCCATAAGGCACCGGCTCATTACTGATTTTTGAAAGCACATAGCTAACTAAAAATATCACTGAAAGCGAGAAAGCGGTGATCATTGTATTTCTATGCTCAAGATATTTCCCGGCTTTCATAAAAAAGAAACCTATAATTAGCAATATTGCAGTTAGAAAATTCAAGATTCCATGAAATAACGGAAAAGTAATGGCATCTGTTCCAAAAATATTATATCGCTCCGGTAGTAGCATTAAAACCAGGACAATCACAGGTACAGCGATTGAAAGACCAATTATAACAGGTACAGCTACCTTATCAGATGATTGTATGCTTTTTTTCAAAGTATTTTTTTTATGTCTTCAATTAACAGTTCTATTTGAGGTTCTTCTTCTCCACGTGCCACCGATTTATTCCTTTCGACGGAACCTCTGTAATAAATCATAGGATTTCCAAACTGATCTTTTCTCGATCTAATGTACCCTTCCTTATCAACCAGCGCAAACATCCCCTGATGAGCAAAACCTCCTGCAGCCTGAGCATCTTCCCCGGCATACAAACCAAAACCTTTATTGGCCAGTTCATAGATTTTCGCTCTATCTCCGGTCATCAAATTCCAGTTAGGGTGATCTATTCCATAACTTTCAGCATAATCAGCAAGAACTTCCGGAGTATCATGCGCAGGATCTATAGTAAAAGAAGCAATCCCAAAATTATCAGTATCTTCAAACTCATTCTGAATCTCTACGAGATTTTTATTCATTATAGGACAGATCGTGGGACAGGTAGTAAAGAAAAATTCAACCAAATAGACCTTCCCTTTATAATCTTCATTTGAAACGGTATCTCCTTCCTGATTGATGAATTCAAACTCTGGTGCCTTTTTCTTTTTACCGTTGATCTCTATATAAGATAAAGCCTCACCTGGATCTTTAGCTTTCTTCTCTCTTTGCTGATTTAATCTATCTGAAGAAACTACTTCGTCATCATTAATTCTGTCGATGATCCTCGGGATAAAAATTATTCCGAAAACCAGAATTACCAGTGAAATTCCTATATATGAGTAATTTTTCATATCAATTATTACTTTCAGGATTATTACGCTTTAAGGCAAGACGGTATTCAGCCAAAATTACCTTCATATCATCATTCATCTTATTGTTCAACTCAGCCACATCTCTGGAGTCGTAACCATATATCTGCCCGTGATCCTTATCATCATCCCTTCCTCGAAGACTGGATTTTTTATCTATAATGAATACATACGGTGAGTAACTGTGAGCATCTAATTGATGAGGCGTCTCAAAACTTTCAAAAACTTCTGAAATTTCTTCAGGAGCAGCATAGACTATTTTCCATTTAGAAGATTCTGTGATCTTCTTAAAACTTTGTACGAAATCTGTTGTTTCCTGCCTTGCTTCCATAGGCAAAACAAGAACGAATTGAAAATCATCAAAATCGTAATACTTTTCAAGGATCTTCTTATCCAGATTGAAGGTATTCCCTTTTATATTTTCAAGATCTGAGCCAAAGAATGCAACCACGCTAATATGATCTTCAAAACTAATCTCTTCATCAGAGTCTGTATCAAAAGAATTGATATCCTTAACATTGTCAGTTAATACGGGAAGTTTAGCAAAGTTATTCTTTCCAGAAGCAAAAAATAAGTATGCAGTGATGGGAAGGGCAAATAAAATACCGAGTACCAGAAACTTTTTCATGATGAAAATCCAGTTTTACACAGGGCTACAAAAATAAAAAGACGGTTTCATAAAACCGCCTTTTCAAATACTTTTAACTTTTGTTAGAAATCCCAGGCTACATGTCCAGATTTGTAAACGTCGTAGATGTAACCACCCTCAGTAAGAAGGATAAAGATCAAATATGCTATAAGGAATATCGCTGTCCAAACGATTGATCTTCGCAATCCTTTCGTTTCGTGTTCCAGGTGCATGAATGCCCATGCAATATAATAAGCTTTATAAATGGTAAGGATTATAAAGATCCAGTTAAGCAACCTCATCCCTAATAAATAGGTGTCAGTTAAAAATTCTGGTTTTATAATTCCCAGGATAACTTCTACAATAGTTACTACTGAAAGAATTGCAAAAACGATCCAAATTCTTTTGGTTGCCGATTCGTGATGTTGTGCAGTATCGTGAGCCATAATTAATTATTTCTAAATTAAACCAGGTAAAAGAAAGTGAATACAAATACCCATACAAGATCTACAAAGTGCCAGTAAAGTCCAACTTTCTCAACCATCTCGTAACTTCCTCTTCTTTCATACGTTCCTATGATGACGTTAAAAAAGATAATGATGTTAATAACAACTCCAGAAAGTACGTGGAAACCGTGAAAACCTGTAATAAAGAAGAAAAAGTCTGCAAATAAAGGAACTCCATATTCGTTTTGAACAAGATTTGCTCCTTCTACCGTTCCAATGGCATCATTATTCATTTTCATTAGTGATTCTTCTCTGGAAAGAACAGTTTTCTGTCCTTTTTCAGTAAGCATTTGAGTTCTTATAAGCAGGTCTTCATTTTGAATAAAACCAGCTTTAACTTCTTCAAGGCTATACGTTGGAAGCTCTTCACCAGAATCAAACCAGATTCCGCTACTACTTTCATGTGCTACTCTATCACCAGAAATTGGCACTGCGATTTCAGATAGTCCTACCCGCTCGCCCTCACCATCAACGAATTGCAATACATTTCCTCCTTTTGTAGTTACTGCGCCATATTCACCATTGATAAAGTTTTTCCATTCCCAGGCTTGAGAACCTACGAAAATAGCTCCTCCAATAATGGTAAGAAACATATAAATTGTCACTTTTCCTTTCTTCATATGATGCCCGGCATCTACCGCCAGCACCATCGTTACAGAAGAAAAAATAAGTATAAACGTCATCAAAGCCACATAGTACATAGGGGCATCTACTCCATGTAAAAACGGAAAGTGAGTAAAGACCTCATCGGCAATTGGCCATGAATCGATAAATTTAAATCTTGAAAAACCGTAAGCGGCAAGGAATCCTGAAAATGTTAAAGCATCAGAAAGGATGAAGAACCACATCATCATCTTTCCGTAACTTGCTTTTAGTGGATCATTACCACCACCCCAGGTTTTACCTTCTGTGCCTGTTCTAACGACAGTAGCCTCCATAGAAGTTGTTTAATGTTAAAGGATGCGCAAAAATACGCAATTTTATTATCTAAAGAAATATAAAAAGAAAATCAAGTAAAGCCACAGTACATCTACAAAATGCCAGAAAGTTGCACCAAGCTCAAATCCAAGCATTTGCCCTGCCTTATAACGTTGTTTAAAATGGTTATAAATTAACACTAAAAGCACTATGATTCCTATCGCCAGGTGTGCAAGGTGCACTAAAACCAGCACATAAATAAAAGATGTGGTAATACTACTTTCACTCCCTGTAAAGTAATAACCAGAATTTACAATTTCAGAAAAACTATAAAACTGAAATACCACAAAGAGTATTGCAAGAATTAAAGTTCCTATTAAGAGGGCACTCGCATTACGACGGTTACCAGCTTTGATCATCTTCTTACTGAGCATCAAACAAATGCTGCTTCCAATAATTACCAGCGTACTCCAAAGAAAGGAAATTGGCAGTTCAAAATCTGTAAGCCAGTCCGGCCTGTTTTTACTTACCACATACGCACTCGTTAAACCCGCAAAGGTCATTACCATACTTACAATACCAAACCAAAGCATCATTTTCTTTGCCCGGCCATATTTTTGTTCTTCAGATCCTTGAGTTAAATCCATTGTCTAATAAATTTATCCAGTACATATACTATTTGCAAAAGTGTAATGTAAGAAACACTTGCAAACATTAATTTTTTCGCAGCTTCTGCTGTCTTCTTCTTAAATAAGTTGATCGCGTAATAAAGCATTCCTAAGCCCAGCAGGAATATAATAATACCTGAAACTGGAGTAAGGAATAGCTTACCAGTAACTCCGAAGACCGGAATTAAAGATACCATGATAGTCCAGCAGGTGTATAGAATGATTTGAATTGCCGTACCACGATCACGCTTTCCGGTAGGCAGCATAAAGAAACCTCCCTTTTTATAATCGTCAAACAACCACCAGCCAATTGCCCAGAAATGCGGGAATTGCCAGAAAAATTGTATCATGAACAAAGTTCCTGGTTCTATACTAAAATTTCCTGTTGCGGCAACCCATCCCAGCATAAACGGTATAGCTCCGGGAAAAGCCCCCACAAAAACCGATAAAGGTGTTTTTGTTTTTAAAGGTGTATATACACTTACATATAAAAAGATGCTTATAGCCCCAAACATTGCTGTTTTAGGATTAATAACATAAAGCACTATCAAACCTAAAATGGTAAAAGCACTGGCAATGGCAAAAGCAACAGGAACAGACATTCTACCTGCTGGCAGTGGCCTGTTCTTCGTTCGATCCATCAATGCATCCAGATTCCTTTCAATAATCTGGTTGTATGCGTTGGAAGCGCCTACCATTAAATACCCCCCTATAGCCAGTAATGTCACTACCACGAAATCTATATTATCTGCTCCCAGAAAATAACCGGCAACCGATGAAAAGACTACACTTATAGCCAATCTCATTTTGGTTATTTCCTTGAAATCTGATAAGATGGAAGCGCTGGGATTATGTACGCGAGTATTGCTCAAAAAAAGCTTTTTTTTAACTGGCGCAAAGATACTCCTTAATTAGGTTTTAGCAAGGATGGCAATGTGTTAATTTTCAGTAGTAAAAATGGCTAATAATCAAAGTACCAGTTAAAAATATCGGTTCTTAATCCGAAATTTATCCAGGTGGTAGAATTTTCGAAATTAGCTGGAGTATTTGCCTGTGGATTAAAATCACGATAAATAAAGCTGGCAAATAACTTCAAATTGGTAGTAGGATTTACAATATACCCAGCCTCCAATTCAGAGTAAAATGAATTGGTGGTATTTCCCTGGCCTATTTCAACACCGGTATCAAATGGACGATCTTCTTCGTTCCTGTAAATATCCTGTCCAAAATAATCTCCTGTTTCAGAAAAATCAAAACCTCTTTCCCCATAGA
Protein-coding regions in this window:
- a CDS encoding ABC transporter ATP-binding protein, translated to MIEISNLHKSYKMGANSLHVLKGINLDIKEGELVSIMGSSGSGKSTLLNILGMLDEADEGSYVLDGVPIKNLNEKKAAQYRNKFLGFIFQSFNLISYKTALDNVALPLYYQGFARGERMDRANSYLEKVGLADWAGHLPNELSGGQKQRVAIARALASDPKVLLADEPTGALDTKTSYEVMDLIQQINDDGRTILVVTHEHDIAQMTKRIVNLKDGVIIEDTVVSQVRALENV
- a CDS encoding DUF420 domain-containing protein; the protein is MKKSIQSSDKVAVPVIIGLSIAVPVIVLVLMLLPERYNIFGTDAITFPLFHGILNFLTAILLIIGFFFMKAGKYLEHRNTMITAFSLSVIFLVSYVLSKISNEPVPYGGEGVLRYIYFFILITHIVLSGIIVPLVLFTMYRGLSGQYDKHARVARWTFPIWLYVAVTGVLVFLFMMPYY
- a CDS encoding SCO family protein; translation: MKNYSYIGISLVILVFGIIFIPRIIDRINDDEVVSSDRLNQQREKKAKDPGEALSYIEINGKKKKAPEFEFINQEGDTVSNEDYKGKVYLVEFFFTTCPTICPIMNKNLVEIQNEFEDTDNFGIASFTIDPAHDTPEVLADYAESYGIDHPNWNLMTGDRAKIYELANKGFGLYAGEDAQAAGGFAHQGMFALVDKEGYIRSRKDQFGNPMIYYRGSVERNKSVARGEEEPQIELLIEDIKKIL
- a CDS encoding cytochrome C oxidase subunit IV family protein → MAHDTAQHHESATKRIWIVFAILSVVTIVEVILGIIKPEFLTDTYLLGMRLLNWIFIILTIYKAYYIAWAFMHLEHETKGLRRSIVWTAIFLIAYLIFILLTEGGYIYDVYKSGHVAWDF
- a CDS encoding cytochrome c oxidase subunit 3 gives rise to the protein MEATVVRTGTEGKTWGGGNDPLKASYGKMMMWFFILSDALTFSGFLAAYGFSRFKFIDSWPIADEVFTHFPFLHGVDAPMYYVALMTFILIFSSVTMVLAVDAGHHMKKGKVTIYMFLTIIGGAIFVGSQAWEWKNFINGEYGAVTTKGGNVLQFVDGEGERVGLSEIAVPISGDRVAHESSSGIWFDSGEELPTYSLEEVKAGFIQNEDLLIRTQMLTEKGQKTVLSREESLMKMNNDAIGTVEGANLVQNEYGVPLFADFFFFITGFHGFHVLSGVVINIIIFFNVIIGTYERRGSYEMVEKVGLYWHFVDLVWVFVFTFFYLV
- a CDS encoding cytochrome c oxidase subunit 3, giving the protein MDLTQGSEEQKYGRAKKMMLWFGIVSMVMTFAGLTSAYVVSKNRPDWLTDFELPISFLWSTLVIIGSSICLMLSKKMIKAGNRRNASALLIGTLILAILFVVFQFYSFSEIVNSGYYFTGSESSITTSFIYVLVLVHLAHLAIGIIVLLVLIYNHFKQRYKAGQMLGFELGATFWHFVDVLWLYLIFFLYFFR
- the cyoE gene encoding heme o synthase; the encoded protein is MSNTRVHNPSASILSDFKEITKMRLAISVVFSSVAGYFLGADNIDFVVVTLLAIGGYLMVGASNAYNQIIERNLDALMDRTKNRPLPAGRMSVPVAFAIASAFTILGLIVLYVINPKTAMFGAISIFLYVSVYTPLKTKTPLSVFVGAFPGAIPFMLGWVAATGNFSIEPGTLFMIQFFWQFPHFWAIGWWLFDDYKKGGFFMLPTGKRDRGTAIQIILYTCWTIMVSLIPVFGVTGKLFLTPVSGIIIFLLGLGMLYYAINLFKKKTAEAAKKLMFASVSYITLLQIVYVLDKFIRQWI